From a region of the Canis lupus dingo isolate Sandy chromosome 5, ASM325472v2, whole genome shotgun sequence genome:
- the ROBO4 gene encoding roundabout homolog 4 isoform X1, translating into MGSGGAGLLGPLGPLPLLLLLVTGGTAQDSPPQILVHPQDQLLQGPGPAKMSCRASGQPPPTIRWLLNGQPLSMVPPDVHHLLPDGTLLLLRPPARGRAHDDQAPSTDLGIYTCEASNRLGTAVSRGARLSVAVLREDFQTQPQDTVATVGEQVILECGPPLGHPEPTVSWWKDGKPLALRPGRHSVSRGSLQMARAEKSDAGTYMCVATNSAGQRESRAARVSVQEPQDYKKPLELLAVHIQLENVTLLNPDPAKSAKPEPAVWLSWKVSGPAAPAQSYTALFRVQTASGGPGAPWAEALLAGWQSAELGGLLWGQDYEFKVRPSSGRAQGPDSNVLLLRLPEQVPSAPPQEVALKPGNGSVLVSWVPPPAENHNGIIRGYQIWSLGNTSLPPANWTVAGEQTQLEIATRMPGSYCVQVAAVTGAGTGPPSSPVCLLLERTMERATQELSDGPWTLEQLRATLRRPEVIAGGGVLLWLVLLGTAVCVHRRRRAGVHLGPGLYRYTSEDAILKHRMDHSDSPWLADTWRSTSGSRDLSSSSSLNSRLGVDPRDPLDCRRSLISWDPRSPGVPLLPDTSTFYGSLIAELPAGPPARPSPKTPAVRRLPPQLARLSSPWPSPDSLGSRRGLASPLAPAEAWKAKKKQELQQANSSPPLRASRPMELWAWELGNRGSKNLSQSPGFCSPGAVPQALVAWRALGPQLLGSSNEMVSCPLPSAPLAPRGAPTQSQQTQHSAEPQAPSSHPLPAAPILIPSSPQASSLSGPSPESSRLSSSSLSSLEEDQDSVLTPEEVALCLELSEGEETPRNSVSPMPRAPSPPVTYGYISIPAASELADMGRAGGGVGSEVRGLLCPPRPCPTPTPSEGSLANGWGSASEDNAPSARASLVSSSDGSFLADAHFARALAMAVDSFGFGLEPRDVDCVFTDASSPPSPRDDLFLTSTLSLPLWEWRSDWLEDMENNRSQRLGRGLPPWPPDSRRSSRRSQLGRPEPKAANSS; encoded by the exons ATGGGCTCTGGAGGAGCAGGCCTCCTTGggcccctggggcccctgcctctcctgcttctgCTTGTCACGG gAGGCACGGCTCAGGACTCCCCACCCCAGATCCTAGTCCACCCCCAGGACCAGCTGCTCCAGGGCCCTGGCCCCGCCAAAATGAGCTGCCGAGCCTCGGGCCAGCCACCCCCCACCATCCGCTGGCTGCTGAATGGGCAACCCCTGAGCATGGTGCCCCCAGACGTCCACCACCTCCTTCCTGATGGGACGCTCCTGCTGCTGCGGCCCCCTGCCCGGGGACGTGCCCACGACGACCAGGCCCCATCCACAGACCTGGGCATCTACACGTGTGAGGCCAGCAACAGGCTGGGCACAGCAGTCAGCCGAGGAGCTCGGCTGTCTGTGGCTG TCCTTCGGGAGGACTTCCAGACCCAGCCTCAGGATACAGTGGCCACTGTGGGCGAGCAGGTGATTCTGGAGTGTGGGCCGCCCTTGGGCCATCCAGAGCCCACAGTCTCGTGGTGGAAAGATGGCAAACCCCTGGCCCTACGGCCAGGGCGGCACTCG GTCTCCAGGGGCTCCCTGCAGATGGCAAGAGCAGAGAAGAGCGATGCAGGGACCTATATGTGCGTGGCCACCAACAGCGCAGGACAACGGGAGAGCCGGGCAGCCAGGGTATCTGTCCAGG AGCCCCAGGACTACAAGAAGCCTCTGGAGCTGCTGGCCGTGCACATTCAGCTGGAAAATGTGACCTTGCTGAACCCAGACCCCGCAAAGAGCGCCAAGCCTGAGCCtgctgtgtggctcagctggAAG GTGAGCGGCCCTGCAGCACCTGCTCAGTCCTACACAGCCCTCTTCAGGGTCCAGACGGCCTCAGGAGGCCCGGGAGCTCCATGGGCAGAGGccctgctggctggctggcaaAGCGCGGAGCTTGGAGGCCTCCTTTGGGGCCAAGACTACGAGTTCAAAGTGAGACCATCCTCTGGCCGGGCTCAAGGCCCTGACAGCAACGTGCTGCTCCTGAGGCTGCCCGAGCAAG tGCCCAGTGCCCCTCCCCAGGAGGTGGCCTTAAAACCTGGCAATGGCAGTGTCCTTGTAAGCTGGGTCCCACCACCTGCTGAAAACCACAATGGCATCATCCGTGGCTACCAG ATCTGGAGCCTGGGCAACACCTCGCTGCCCCCAGCCAACTGGACCGTGGCCGGTGAGCAGACCCAGCTGGAGATCGCCACCCGAATGCCAGGTTCCTACTGTGTACAAGTGGCTGCAGTCACTGGCGCCGGGACTGGGCCTCCCAGTAGCCCTGTCTGCCTCCTTTTAG AGCGGACCATGGAGCGAGCCACCCAAGAGCTCAGTGATGGTCCCTGGACTCTGGAGCAGCTGAGGGCCACCTTGAGGCGGCCAGAAGTGATTGCTGGTGGGGGTGTCCTGCTCTGGCTGGTGCTGCTGGGCACCGCCGTGTGTGTACACCGCAGGCGCCGAGCTGGGGTGCACCTGGGCCCAG GTTTGTACAGGTACACCAGTGAGGATGCCATCCTAAAGCACAG GATGGATCACAGTGACTCCCCTTGGCTGGCAGACACCTGGCGTTCCACCTCCGGCTCTCGGGacctgagcagcagcagcagcctcaaCAGCAGGCTGGGAGTGGACCCCCGGGACCCACTAGACTGTCGCCGCTCCC TGATCTCCTGGGATCCCCGAAGCCCTGGTGTGCCCCTGCTTCCCGACACCAGCACTTTTTATGGCTCCCTCATCGCTGAGCTGCCTGccggccccccggcccggccAAGCCCCAAGACCCCAGCTGTCAGGCGTCTCCCACCCCAGCTGGCCCGGctctccagcccctggcccagTCCCGACAGCCTCGGCAGCCGCAGGGGCCTCGCTTCTCCTCTGGCCCCTGCAGAGGCTTGGAAGGCCAAAAAGAAGCAGG AGCTGCAACAAGCCAATAGCTCCCCGCCCCTCCGGGCCAGCCGCCCTATGGAGCTCTGGGCCTGGGAGTTGGGGAACAGAGGCTCCAAGAACCTTTCCCAAAGCCCAG GCTTTTGCTCCCCAGGAGCTGTGCCCCAGGCTCTGGTGGCCTGGAGGGCCCTGGGACCGCAGCTCCTCGGCTCCTCCAATGAGATGGTTTCATGCCCTCTCCCCTCAGCACCCCTCGCTCCGCGTGGAGCCCCTACTCAGAGTCAGCAGACCCA GCACTCTGCAGAGCCCCAAGCTCCGTCCTCCCACCCACTGCCAGCAGCCCCCATCCTGATCCCCTCTAGCCCCCAGGCTTCTTCCCTCTCCGGGCCCAGCCCAGAGTCCAGTCGTCTGTCCAGCTCTTCACTGTCATCCCTGGAGGAGGATCAGGACAGCGTGCTGACTCCTGAGGAGGTGGCCCTGTGCCTGGAGCTCAGCGAGGGTGAGGAGACCCCCAG GAATAGTGTCTCTCCTATGCCAAGGGCTCCTTCACCCCCTGTCACCTACGGCTACATCAGCATCCCGGCTGCCTCAGAGCTGGCAGACATGGGCAGGGCCGGAGGAGGGGTGGGATCCGAAGTGAGGGGCTTGCTGTGcccgccccggccctgccccacccctacccccagcgAGGGCTCCCTGGCCAATGGCTGGGGTTCAGCCTCCGAGGACAATGCCCCCAGTGCCCGAGCCAGCCTCGTCAGCTCCTCCGATGGCTCCTTCCTTGCTGATGCTCACTTTGCGCGGGCCCTGGCGATGGCTGTGGACAGCTTCGGCTTTGGTCTGGAGCCCAGGGACGTGGACTGCGTCTTCACGG
- the ROBO4 gene encoding roundabout homolog 4 isoform X2 codes for MGSGGAGLLGPLGPLPLLLLLVTGGTAQDSPPQILVHPQDQLLQGPGPAKMSCRASGQPPPTIRWLLNGQPLSMVPPDVHHLLPDGTLLLLRPPARGRAHDDQAPSTDLGIYTCEASNRLGTAVSRGARLSVAVLREDFQTQPQDTVATVGEQVILECGPPLGHPEPTVSWWKDGKPLALRPGRHSVSRGSLQMARAEKSDAGTYMCVATNSAGQRESRAARVSVQEPQDYKKPLELLAVHIQLENVTLLNPDPAKSAKPEPAVWLSWKVSGPAAPAQSYTALFRVQTASGGPGAPWAEALLAGWQSAELGGLLWGQDYEFKVRPSSGRAQGPDSNVLLLRLPEQVPSAPPQEVALKPGNGSVLVSWVPPPAENHNGIIRGYQIWSLGNTSLPPANWTVAGEQTQLEIATRMPGSYCVQVAAVTGAGTGPPSSPVCLLLERTMERATQELSDGPWTLEQLRATLRRPEVIAGGGVLLWLVLLGTAVCVHRRRRAGVHLGPGLYRYTSEDAILKHRMDHSDSPWLADTWRSTSGSRDLSSSSSLNSRLGVDPRDPLDCRRSLISWDPRSPGVPLLPDTSTFYGSLIAELPAGPPARPSPKTPAVRRLPPQLARLSSPWPSPDSLGSRRGLASPLAPAEAWKAKKKQELQQANSSPPLRASRPMELWAWELGNRGSKNLSQSPGAVPQALVAWRALGPQLLGSSNEMVSCPLPSAPLAPRGAPTQSQQTQHSAEPQAPSSHPLPAAPILIPSSPQASSLSGPSPESSRLSSSSLSSLEEDQDSVLTPEEVALCLELSEGEETPRNSVSPMPRAPSPPVTYGYISIPAASELADMGRAGGGVGSEVRGLLCPPRPCPTPTPSEGSLANGWGSASEDNAPSARASLVSSSDGSFLADAHFARALAMAVDSFGFGLEPRDVDCVFTDASSPPSPRDDLFLTSTLSLPLWEWRSDWLEDMENNRSQRLGRGLPPWPPDSRRSSRRSQLGRPEPKAANSS; via the exons ATGGGCTCTGGAGGAGCAGGCCTCCTTGggcccctggggcccctgcctctcctgcttctgCTTGTCACGG gAGGCACGGCTCAGGACTCCCCACCCCAGATCCTAGTCCACCCCCAGGACCAGCTGCTCCAGGGCCCTGGCCCCGCCAAAATGAGCTGCCGAGCCTCGGGCCAGCCACCCCCCACCATCCGCTGGCTGCTGAATGGGCAACCCCTGAGCATGGTGCCCCCAGACGTCCACCACCTCCTTCCTGATGGGACGCTCCTGCTGCTGCGGCCCCCTGCCCGGGGACGTGCCCACGACGACCAGGCCCCATCCACAGACCTGGGCATCTACACGTGTGAGGCCAGCAACAGGCTGGGCACAGCAGTCAGCCGAGGAGCTCGGCTGTCTGTGGCTG TCCTTCGGGAGGACTTCCAGACCCAGCCTCAGGATACAGTGGCCACTGTGGGCGAGCAGGTGATTCTGGAGTGTGGGCCGCCCTTGGGCCATCCAGAGCCCACAGTCTCGTGGTGGAAAGATGGCAAACCCCTGGCCCTACGGCCAGGGCGGCACTCG GTCTCCAGGGGCTCCCTGCAGATGGCAAGAGCAGAGAAGAGCGATGCAGGGACCTATATGTGCGTGGCCACCAACAGCGCAGGACAACGGGAGAGCCGGGCAGCCAGGGTATCTGTCCAGG AGCCCCAGGACTACAAGAAGCCTCTGGAGCTGCTGGCCGTGCACATTCAGCTGGAAAATGTGACCTTGCTGAACCCAGACCCCGCAAAGAGCGCCAAGCCTGAGCCtgctgtgtggctcagctggAAG GTGAGCGGCCCTGCAGCACCTGCTCAGTCCTACACAGCCCTCTTCAGGGTCCAGACGGCCTCAGGAGGCCCGGGAGCTCCATGGGCAGAGGccctgctggctggctggcaaAGCGCGGAGCTTGGAGGCCTCCTTTGGGGCCAAGACTACGAGTTCAAAGTGAGACCATCCTCTGGCCGGGCTCAAGGCCCTGACAGCAACGTGCTGCTCCTGAGGCTGCCCGAGCAAG tGCCCAGTGCCCCTCCCCAGGAGGTGGCCTTAAAACCTGGCAATGGCAGTGTCCTTGTAAGCTGGGTCCCACCACCTGCTGAAAACCACAATGGCATCATCCGTGGCTACCAG ATCTGGAGCCTGGGCAACACCTCGCTGCCCCCAGCCAACTGGACCGTGGCCGGTGAGCAGACCCAGCTGGAGATCGCCACCCGAATGCCAGGTTCCTACTGTGTACAAGTGGCTGCAGTCACTGGCGCCGGGACTGGGCCTCCCAGTAGCCCTGTCTGCCTCCTTTTAG AGCGGACCATGGAGCGAGCCACCCAAGAGCTCAGTGATGGTCCCTGGACTCTGGAGCAGCTGAGGGCCACCTTGAGGCGGCCAGAAGTGATTGCTGGTGGGGGTGTCCTGCTCTGGCTGGTGCTGCTGGGCACCGCCGTGTGTGTACACCGCAGGCGCCGAGCTGGGGTGCACCTGGGCCCAG GTTTGTACAGGTACACCAGTGAGGATGCCATCCTAAAGCACAG GATGGATCACAGTGACTCCCCTTGGCTGGCAGACACCTGGCGTTCCACCTCCGGCTCTCGGGacctgagcagcagcagcagcctcaaCAGCAGGCTGGGAGTGGACCCCCGGGACCCACTAGACTGTCGCCGCTCCC TGATCTCCTGGGATCCCCGAAGCCCTGGTGTGCCCCTGCTTCCCGACACCAGCACTTTTTATGGCTCCCTCATCGCTGAGCTGCCTGccggccccccggcccggccAAGCCCCAAGACCCCAGCTGTCAGGCGTCTCCCACCCCAGCTGGCCCGGctctccagcccctggcccagTCCCGACAGCCTCGGCAGCCGCAGGGGCCTCGCTTCTCCTCTGGCCCCTGCAGAGGCTTGGAAGGCCAAAAAGAAGCAGG AGCTGCAACAAGCCAATAGCTCCCCGCCCCTCCGGGCCAGCCGCCCTATGGAGCTCTGGGCCTGGGAGTTGGGGAACAGAGGCTCCAAGAACCTTTCCCAAAGCCCAG GAGCTGTGCCCCAGGCTCTGGTGGCCTGGAGGGCCCTGGGACCGCAGCTCCTCGGCTCCTCCAATGAGATGGTTTCATGCCCTCTCCCCTCAGCACCCCTCGCTCCGCGTGGAGCCCCTACTCAGAGTCAGCAGACCCA GCACTCTGCAGAGCCCCAAGCTCCGTCCTCCCACCCACTGCCAGCAGCCCCCATCCTGATCCCCTCTAGCCCCCAGGCTTCTTCCCTCTCCGGGCCCAGCCCAGAGTCCAGTCGTCTGTCCAGCTCTTCACTGTCATCCCTGGAGGAGGATCAGGACAGCGTGCTGACTCCTGAGGAGGTGGCCCTGTGCCTGGAGCTCAGCGAGGGTGAGGAGACCCCCAG GAATAGTGTCTCTCCTATGCCAAGGGCTCCTTCACCCCCTGTCACCTACGGCTACATCAGCATCCCGGCTGCCTCAGAGCTGGCAGACATGGGCAGGGCCGGAGGAGGGGTGGGATCCGAAGTGAGGGGCTTGCTGTGcccgccccggccctgccccacccctacccccagcgAGGGCTCCCTGGCCAATGGCTGGGGTTCAGCCTCCGAGGACAATGCCCCCAGTGCCCGAGCCAGCCTCGTCAGCTCCTCCGATGGCTCCTTCCTTGCTGATGCTCACTTTGCGCGGGCCCTGGCGATGGCTGTGGACAGCTTCGGCTTTGGTCTGGAGCCCAGGGACGTGGACTGCGTCTTCACGG
- the ROBO4 gene encoding roundabout homolog 4 isoform X3: MSCRASGQPPPTIRWLLNGQPLSMVPPDVHHLLPDGTLLLLRPPARGRAHDDQAPSTDLGIYTCEASNRLGTAVSRGARLSVAVLREDFQTQPQDTVATVGEQVILECGPPLGHPEPTVSWWKDGKPLALRPGRHSVSRGSLQMARAEKSDAGTYMCVATNSAGQRESRAARVSVQEPQDYKKPLELLAVHIQLENVTLLNPDPAKSAKPEPAVWLSWKVSGPAAPAQSYTALFRVQTASGGPGAPWAEALLAGWQSAELGGLLWGQDYEFKVRPSSGRAQGPDSNVLLLRLPEQVPSAPPQEVALKPGNGSVLVSWVPPPAENHNGIIRGYQIWSLGNTSLPPANWTVAGEQTQLEIATRMPGSYCVQVAAVTGAGTGPPSSPVCLLLERTMERATQELSDGPWTLEQLRATLRRPEVIAGGGVLLWLVLLGTAVCVHRRRRAGVHLGPGLYRYTSEDAILKHRMDHSDSPWLADTWRSTSGSRDLSSSSSLNSRLGVDPRDPLDCRRSLISWDPRSPGVPLLPDTSTFYGSLIAELPAGPPARPSPKTPAVRRLPPQLARLSSPWPSPDSLGSRRGLASPLAPAEAWKAKKKQELQQANSSPPLRASRPMELWAWELGNRGSKNLSQSPGFCSPGAVPQALVAWRALGPQLLGSSNEMVSCPLPSAPLAPRGAPTQSQQTQHSAEPQAPSSHPLPAAPILIPSSPQASSLSGPSPESSRLSSSSLSSLEEDQDSVLTPEEVALCLELSEGEETPRNSVSPMPRAPSPPVTYGYISIPAASELADMGRAGGGVGSEVRGLLCPPRPCPTPTPSEGSLANGWGSASEDNAPSARASLVSSSDGSFLADAHFARALAMAVDSFGFGLEPRDVDCVFTDASSPPSPRDDLFLTSTLSLPLWEWRSDWLEDMENNRSQRLGRGLPPWPPDSRRSSRRSQLGRPEPKAANSS, translated from the exons ATGAGCTGCCGAGCCTCGGGCCAGCCACCCCCCACCATCCGCTGGCTGCTGAATGGGCAACCCCTGAGCATGGTGCCCCCAGACGTCCACCACCTCCTTCCTGATGGGACGCTCCTGCTGCTGCGGCCCCCTGCCCGGGGACGTGCCCACGACGACCAGGCCCCATCCACAGACCTGGGCATCTACACGTGTGAGGCCAGCAACAGGCTGGGCACAGCAGTCAGCCGAGGAGCTCGGCTGTCTGTGGCTG TCCTTCGGGAGGACTTCCAGACCCAGCCTCAGGATACAGTGGCCACTGTGGGCGAGCAGGTGATTCTGGAGTGTGGGCCGCCCTTGGGCCATCCAGAGCCCACAGTCTCGTGGTGGAAAGATGGCAAACCCCTGGCCCTACGGCCAGGGCGGCACTCG GTCTCCAGGGGCTCCCTGCAGATGGCAAGAGCAGAGAAGAGCGATGCAGGGACCTATATGTGCGTGGCCACCAACAGCGCAGGACAACGGGAGAGCCGGGCAGCCAGGGTATCTGTCCAGG AGCCCCAGGACTACAAGAAGCCTCTGGAGCTGCTGGCCGTGCACATTCAGCTGGAAAATGTGACCTTGCTGAACCCAGACCCCGCAAAGAGCGCCAAGCCTGAGCCtgctgtgtggctcagctggAAG GTGAGCGGCCCTGCAGCACCTGCTCAGTCCTACACAGCCCTCTTCAGGGTCCAGACGGCCTCAGGAGGCCCGGGAGCTCCATGGGCAGAGGccctgctggctggctggcaaAGCGCGGAGCTTGGAGGCCTCCTTTGGGGCCAAGACTACGAGTTCAAAGTGAGACCATCCTCTGGCCGGGCTCAAGGCCCTGACAGCAACGTGCTGCTCCTGAGGCTGCCCGAGCAAG tGCCCAGTGCCCCTCCCCAGGAGGTGGCCTTAAAACCTGGCAATGGCAGTGTCCTTGTAAGCTGGGTCCCACCACCTGCTGAAAACCACAATGGCATCATCCGTGGCTACCAG ATCTGGAGCCTGGGCAACACCTCGCTGCCCCCAGCCAACTGGACCGTGGCCGGTGAGCAGACCCAGCTGGAGATCGCCACCCGAATGCCAGGTTCCTACTGTGTACAAGTGGCTGCAGTCACTGGCGCCGGGACTGGGCCTCCCAGTAGCCCTGTCTGCCTCCTTTTAG AGCGGACCATGGAGCGAGCCACCCAAGAGCTCAGTGATGGTCCCTGGACTCTGGAGCAGCTGAGGGCCACCTTGAGGCGGCCAGAAGTGATTGCTGGTGGGGGTGTCCTGCTCTGGCTGGTGCTGCTGGGCACCGCCGTGTGTGTACACCGCAGGCGCCGAGCTGGGGTGCACCTGGGCCCAG GTTTGTACAGGTACACCAGTGAGGATGCCATCCTAAAGCACAG GATGGATCACAGTGACTCCCCTTGGCTGGCAGACACCTGGCGTTCCACCTCCGGCTCTCGGGacctgagcagcagcagcagcctcaaCAGCAGGCTGGGAGTGGACCCCCGGGACCCACTAGACTGTCGCCGCTCCC TGATCTCCTGGGATCCCCGAAGCCCTGGTGTGCCCCTGCTTCCCGACACCAGCACTTTTTATGGCTCCCTCATCGCTGAGCTGCCTGccggccccccggcccggccAAGCCCCAAGACCCCAGCTGTCAGGCGTCTCCCACCCCAGCTGGCCCGGctctccagcccctggcccagTCCCGACAGCCTCGGCAGCCGCAGGGGCCTCGCTTCTCCTCTGGCCCCTGCAGAGGCTTGGAAGGCCAAAAAGAAGCAGG AGCTGCAACAAGCCAATAGCTCCCCGCCCCTCCGGGCCAGCCGCCCTATGGAGCTCTGGGCCTGGGAGTTGGGGAACAGAGGCTCCAAGAACCTTTCCCAAAGCCCAG GCTTTTGCTCCCCAGGAGCTGTGCCCCAGGCTCTGGTGGCCTGGAGGGCCCTGGGACCGCAGCTCCTCGGCTCCTCCAATGAGATGGTTTCATGCCCTCTCCCCTCAGCACCCCTCGCTCCGCGTGGAGCCCCTACTCAGAGTCAGCAGACCCA GCACTCTGCAGAGCCCCAAGCTCCGTCCTCCCACCCACTGCCAGCAGCCCCCATCCTGATCCCCTCTAGCCCCCAGGCTTCTTCCCTCTCCGGGCCCAGCCCAGAGTCCAGTCGTCTGTCCAGCTCTTCACTGTCATCCCTGGAGGAGGATCAGGACAGCGTGCTGACTCCTGAGGAGGTGGCCCTGTGCCTGGAGCTCAGCGAGGGTGAGGAGACCCCCAG GAATAGTGTCTCTCCTATGCCAAGGGCTCCTTCACCCCCTGTCACCTACGGCTACATCAGCATCCCGGCTGCCTCAGAGCTGGCAGACATGGGCAGGGCCGGAGGAGGGGTGGGATCCGAAGTGAGGGGCTTGCTGTGcccgccccggccctgccccacccctacccccagcgAGGGCTCCCTGGCCAATGGCTGGGGTTCAGCCTCCGAGGACAATGCCCCCAGTGCCCGAGCCAGCCTCGTCAGCTCCTCCGATGGCTCCTTCCTTGCTGATGCTCACTTTGCGCGGGCCCTGGCGATGGCTGTGGACAGCTTCGGCTTTGGTCTGGAGCCCAGGGACGTGGACTGCGTCTTCACGG